A window of Candidatus Angelobacter sp. genomic DNA:
TCCTGCGAGGCTGATCGTGTATTCTCTGATCCGGCGCATCCATCTGTTCACCGGCCTTCTGCTGCTGGTGTTCGTATTGATGTACTTTGCCAGCGGTTATGTGATGATCCATAATGGGTGGTTCAACAAACCCGGACCTGTCACCTCGGCCCGCACCGAGGCATTGAACTATTCCGGCGACACTTCGGACGAAGTCCTGTCGCGCTACCTGCAGGAAACGTTCGACCTGCGCGGCAAACGAAACCCCGCAAACCACCGCAAAGATGGATCCCGCCAATTCAACTTCGTGCGGCCGGGAACCACGTTCGAAGCGGTCGTCTCGCAGGAC
This region includes:
- a CDS encoding PepSY-associated TM helix domain-containing protein; translated protein: MYSLIRRIHLFTGLLLLVFVLMYFASGYVMIHNGWFNKPGPVTSARTEALNYSGDTSDEVLSRYLQETFDLRGKRNPANHRKDGSRQFNFVRPGTTFEAVVSQDVRQVSITRKESGFVGLANGMHRLHGYGGGRIYDAWALLYDLASAALILFALTGIVLWYQSTPRRLPGLICLGLSFGFSAAMILYLLYRK